Proteins from a single region of Cytophagaceae bacterium:
- a CDS encoding T9SS type A sorting domain-containing protein, producing the protein MHRLFILFILVIPTITFSQTLSIQNPSGDLCTSKKNVINFTSTGAFGSNNKFKIELSYNYKKSGSSNTETKIITVSEESGLNQIPIIIPDTISNTFGKLRVVSTDPIVQSPWSANVYFKFLISGNLLGEFLTNSFEQVPLNISLLKGARPFILKFNDSTGVIKDPSSFYGDTYILNPEKTTSYSVKEVTNECGIGKITGEQLVKVNPINLRLMGLNFTSPACVGDKGFVTFNMDRPFDKENKFFLYVYSNGNNNTKINEIRLPLEYVSDNTYSYKLLPEMEGKNFHAVLESTAPYCKSTNNFAFSVEQNYKVKILTEKLDIPYGVKGTINVQYGGNADHNTYFDWVAEKANKVPITNIENIYDEKIKKYTVEPLFSDVYKITSAAYRNCTRSSIVEGKTNINVTSGFNISENNKPISVCENGQVDIIIKKLGTFPADNKFKFEFSYSSTNSLFFDAYFINDTTLRVDHINSPFPGKTASGNLWVISTNPNIKSLKFLSITINSTPTLTLSNPNNPVYNSEAGKRFDLPVVVNGSSNIPYSLLINDGKNDFSLINTGVFPISSTTYNIKEISNACGKSILVNKSIKVQVSNPQNLKQSISLNMGYQPIYCKNKPIDVPFVVNGESDTSDVYTVEAIKYENSVANYIELGSSKKFQINISIPEVFSEYNSLPIRVTNKKRKISSPDLFLYLDDVPKANFFGAAEREVILGTPIILQFKAKSYSEMAIEFSTGEKISQSVFNSGSGEYNFSKFIKQSTIFSISKISNRCGVGNSTGEIKIDTKPYKFIIENLSNLNYCEGENIHIRYGFEGNIPQNFNAQVQISESYNQNYGDLPTKVEGEFLVATIPVGLLKNSPKFYLRIKENNETGYPSTPILISINKKPEIKLVAQDNSDIAIYSKKSQGAQLKIINLNGAFGFKYGLFPATNVSTSYSYTDPRVSPDTSTIYSIRYAYNECGYGKFQGSVNVKAAASLVLNNIPQLACLGTKIKIDFSATGDFESNNIITVELQNLSNNVFTKIGETKLTGLTKEFLIPNDLASGNYYVNIKSSAPALASNSNFLGKILKVEAPPLGNLQGNTISNPGEKVNLVLKLSSGTLPIIYELSDGTKGKVQYMEASNSYSIPVTPKLSTNYFIKELINSCGTSKSDKQITVTVNEPQPLLITTTNVQPVNGKICAGKNILVNFSTTGPLKGNEAFSVQISDLNGNNFINIPTKGNSSPITAELPSNLVQGDYYRVRVVSNVPSAGSAFHSSIPIKIAAVGQLQINKLIYEPAKDAVANLKFSGTFPIYFSFGNDSLKAPTFQAKDSLYNFAFKPTFPNGVSVYKLFKVSNSDCGVGIVIGNNKLQIELLTEVEPHFINYIEVFPNPVQEILKINAKENIFLLKLTNTLGKVIIEKDFYESKELNISHLPSGTYYLTINHTNFKIVKL; encoded by the coding sequence ATGCATAGATTATTTATATTATTTATTCTGGTAATTCCAACAATAACATTTTCACAAACATTAAGTATTCAAAATCCTTCAGGAGACCTCTGTACTTCTAAAAAAAACGTCATAAACTTCACTTCCACTGGTGCATTTGGATCGAATAATAAATTTAAAATAGAGCTTTCATATAATTATAAAAAATCAGGAAGCTCTAACACCGAAACCAAAATAATTACAGTTTCAGAGGAGTCAGGCTTGAACCAAATACCAATTATAATCCCTGACACCATTTCTAATACATTCGGCAAATTAAGAGTGGTTTCTACAGACCCTATAGTCCAAAGCCCCTGGAGTGCTAATGTATATTTTAAGTTTTTAATTAGCGGGAATTTGTTAGGAGAATTTTTAACCAATTCATTTGAACAAGTTCCTCTAAATATTTCTCTATTGAAGGGAGCACGGCCCTTTATTTTGAAATTCAATGACTCCACAGGTGTTATCAAAGACCCATCATCGTTTTATGGTGACACATATATTCTAAATCCTGAAAAGACCACCTCTTATTCTGTTAAAGAGGTTACAAATGAATGTGGTATTGGAAAAATTACGGGCGAGCAATTAGTCAAAGTTAATCCGATAAATCTTCGATTGATGGGGCTGAATTTTACATCCCCTGCCTGTGTGGGAGACAAAGGTTTTGTTACTTTTAATATGGATAGGCCATTTGACAAAGAAAATAAGTTTTTTCTTTATGTGTATTCAAACGGAAATAACAATACTAAAATCAATGAAATCCGGCTCCCACTTGAATATGTTTCTGACAACACCTACTCTTATAAGTTGCTCCCTGAAATGGAAGGGAAAAACTTCCATGCAGTATTAGAATCAACAGCCCCATATTGTAAATCAACAAATAACTTTGCCTTTAGTGTTGAGCAAAACTACAAAGTAAAAATATTAACAGAGAAATTGGATATTCCTTATGGAGTAAAAGGAACAATTAATGTTCAATATGGTGGTAATGCCGATCATAATACTTATTTTGATTGGGTTGCAGAAAAAGCCAATAAGGTTCCAATAACGAATATTGAAAATATCTATGACGAAAAAATAAAGAAATACACCGTAGAGCCTTTATTTTCTGATGTTTACAAAATAACAAGTGCCGCTTACCGAAACTGTACCAGATCGTCTATAGTAGAAGGAAAAACAAATATAAATGTTACTTCGGGCTTCAATATTAGTGAGAACAATAAGCCAATTTCTGTTTGTGAAAATGGTCAGGTTGATATAATTATAAAAAAACTCGGCACTTTTCCGGCAGATAATAAATTCAAATTTGAATTTTCATATTCTTCTACCAATTCGTTATTCTTTGATGCGTATTTTATTAATGACACTACTCTCAGAGTTGATCATATAAATAGCCCGTTTCCTGGAAAAACAGCATCTGGAAATTTATGGGTAATTAGCACAAACCCCAACATTAAGAGTTTAAAGTTTTTAAGTATAACCATTAATTCCACTCCAACTCTTACGCTGTCTAATCCAAATAACCCTGTTTACAATTCCGAAGCTGGAAAAAGGTTTGATCTTCCAGTAGTTGTTAATGGTTCATCAAATATCCCATATAGTCTGTTAATAAATGATGGCAAAAATGATTTTAGTCTTATAAATACAGGGGTATTTCCAATTAGCTCTACAACTTATAATATAAAAGAAATTTCAAATGCTTGCGGAAAATCTATTTTAGTAAATAAATCAATCAAAGTCCAAGTTTCAAATCCTCAAAATCTTAAGCAATCTATATCCTTAAATATGGGATACCAACCCATTTATTGCAAAAATAAACCAATTGATGTACCATTTGTAGTAAATGGAGAGTCTGATACAAGTGATGTATATACAGTTGAGGCCATAAAATATGAAAATAGTGTTGCCAATTATATTGAACTTGGATCATCAAAAAAGTTTCAGATTAATATAAGCATTCCGGAAGTTTTTTCTGAGTATAACTCACTGCCAATAAGGGTTACAAATAAAAAACGGAAAATTTCTTCACCAGATTTATTTCTTTATTTGGATGATGTACCCAAAGCAAATTTTTTCGGTGCAGCCGAAAGAGAAGTAATATTGGGAACTCCAATTATTTTACAATTTAAAGCTAAGAGTTATTCAGAGATGGCCATTGAATTCTCAACAGGAGAAAAAATAAGTCAAAGCGTATTCAACTCCGGGTCTGGGGAATATAATTTTTCAAAATTCATCAAACAAAGTACTATATTTTCCATTTCAAAAATATCTAACAGGTGCGGTGTAGGTAATTCTACCGGTGAAATAAAAATTGATACAAAACCTTACAAATTTATAATAGAGAATTTGTCAAACTTGAATTACTGTGAAGGGGAGAATATTCATATCAGATATGGTTTTGAAGGGAATATTCCACAAAATTTCAATGCTCAAGTACAAATATCAGAATCATATAATCAAAATTATGGTGATTTACCCACTAAAGTTGAAGGTGAATTTTTAGTGGCAACAATCCCTGTTGGTCTCCTTAAAAATTCGCCGAAATTCTATTTAAGAATTAAAGAGAACAATGAAACAGGTTACCCATCTACCCCGATATTAATTTCAATAAACAAAAAACCCGAAATCAAATTAGTGGCACAGGATAATTCCGATATTGCTATTTATTCTAAGAAATCACAAGGAGCTCAGCTCAAAATAATCAACTTAAATGGTGCATTCGGATTTAAGTATGGATTATTCCCTGCAACAAATGTCAGCACCAGCTATTCTTATACTGATCCACGCGTGTCACCTGACACAAGTACTATTTATTCAATTAGATATGCCTATAATGAATGTGGGTATGGGAAGTTCCAGGGAAGTGTAAATGTAAAAGCCGCTGCAAGCTTAGTTCTCAATAATATACCTCAATTGGCTTGTTTGGGTACTAAAATTAAAATTGATTTTTCTGCAACAGGTGATTTTGAATCTAACAATATAATTACTGTTGAATTACAAAACCTGAGTAATAATGTATTTACAAAAATAGGTGAAACCAAACTAACTGGCCTCACAAAAGAATTTTTGATTCCTAACGATCTCGCTTCAGGAAATTATTATGTCAATATTAAATCTAGTGCCCCCGCTTTAGCAAGCAACTCAAATTTTTTAGGAAAAATACTTAAGGTAGAAGCTCCGCCATTAGGCAATCTTCAGGGAAATACCATTTCAAATCCCGGGGAAAAAGTAAACCTTGTACTAAAGTTATCAAGTGGAACTCTCCCTATTATTTACGAACTTTCTGATGGTACAAAAGGTAAGGTACAGTATATGGAAGCTTCAAATTCCTATTCTATTCCGGTAACACCAAAGTTATCTACAAATTATTTTATTAAAGAGCTTATTAATAGCTGTGGAACTTCAAAATCAGATAAGCAAATAACAGTTACTGTTAATGAACCCCAACCGCTTTTAATTACAACTACTAACGTTCAGCCAGTTAATGGTAAAATTTGTGCTGGAAAGAACATTTTGGTAAATTTTTCGACCACAGGGCCTCTTAAAGGAAATGAAGCTTTTTCAGTTCAAATATCTGATTTGAATGGAAACAATTTCATAAATATACCAACCAAAGGAAATTCAAGTCCGATTACGGCAGAATTGCCTTCAAATTTAGTTCAGGGCGATTATTACAGAGTTAGAGTTGTATCAAATGTACCTTCTGCTGGTTCAGCGTTTCACTCCTCAATACCTATTAAAATAGCCGCAGTTGGGCAACTTCAAATAAATAAGCTTATATATGAACCTGCCAAAGATGCTGTTGCAAACCTTAAGTTTTCCGGCACTTTTCCTATTTACTTTTCATTTGGAAATGATAGCCTTAAAGCTCCAACTTTTCAGGCAAAAGACAGCTTGTATAATTTTGCCTTTAAACCCACGTTCCCGAATGGGGTAAGTGTATATAAGTTATTTAAAGTTTCAAATTCCGATTGTGGTGTTGGAATCGTTATTGGGAATAATAAATTACAAATTGAATTATTAACAGAAGTCGAACCTCATTTCATCAACTACATTGAGGTTTTCCCCAATCCTGTACAGGAAATCTTAAAAATTAATGCCAAGGAAAATATATTCTTACTAAAACTAACCAATACTTTGGGTAAAGTGATCATTGAAAAAGATTTCTATGAAAGCAAGGAATTAAATATTTCCCATCTTCCATCTGGCACTTATTATCTAACTATCAATCACACAAACTTTAAAATCGTTAAATTATAA